The Proteiniphilum propionicum genome contains the following window.
AGAAATAGTCTAACGTTAGTGAACTATTTTGCTGCAATCGTGATGCATTCGAAGAATGAATGAAAAATTTTCAATGAAAAAAACATTACTTCATGTTGAACAAAAGCAAATAAATTATGTTTATTTCAGGTATAAATTCTCACCAATATCTTTTTTTAAAAATCATATTGTGAAACTTTTATGAAAAAGTTTTTCATTTTTATTTTCTTACTCATAAGCGTTTTGTCTTATGGCCAGAAAGGAAATATCCAGGGTCGCGTTTACAATGCCAAAACAAACGAACCGCTTGAATTTGCTACTATTCAGATTGAGGGTACTACCATTGGATCAAATTCAGATATTGACGGCAATTTCCGGCTTACAGGTATTGATCCCGGGTTCAAAAAACTTATCGTGACTATGGTGGGCTTTGAAAAGACAATCTCACCGGAAATACAGGTACAGGGAAATCAAACTTCGTATATAGATATTGAGGTTAGGGAGGCATCTATCCAGCTTCAGGGTGTGGAGATAATGCCCAGGATCACGGCAAAGCGTATCGAAAGCCCATTGTCGGTGGTAACTATCGGAGTACAACAGATTGAAAAAAGCGCCGGTGCCAACCGCGATGTATCTAAAATAGTGCAGACATTGCCCGGCGTGGGCGCAACCGACCCAAACCGTAACGACCTGATTGTCCGTGGTGGAGGCCCCTCGGAAAATGTCTTTTACCTTGATGGCATAGAGATACCGGTGATCAATCATTTCTCCACCCAGGGAGCTTCTGGAGGTGTAGTCGGAATCATCAATCCCGATTTTGTTCGCGAAATCAGCTTCTACACCGGAGCATTCCCTGCTGCTCGCCCCAATGCATTAAGCTCAGTGATGGAAATACGTCAGAAAGATGGCAGCAAAGACCGTCTGCATAGCAAGATTTCAGTCGGAGCTTCGGATGCAGCTCTTACCCTTGACGGCCCAGCAGGTAAGAAATCCACTTTTATCATTTCAGCCAGACAATCCTACCTTCAATTGCTTTTCAAAGCGATAGGACTTCCCTTTTTACCTACATACAACGATTTTCAAATTAAATATAAGTACTCTGTCGGCCTCAAGAACGAACTCACGTTTATTGGCCTCGGCGCTATCGATAACATGACACTCAACACCGATTTGCAAAAGACCGGTACCGAGTCGCAACAGTATCTGTTAAGCTATCTTCCCGTTTACAAACAATGGAATTATGCTTTAGGGACCGTTTACAAGCACTTCTCCGACAACTATTTTGACACTTGGGTACTCAGTCGCAACATGCTGCGAAACAGTAATTACAAATATCCTGAAAACGATGAATCCAAACCTAAGAGTTCCGATTATCGCTCCGATGAAGCAGAAAATAAACTGCGCTTTGAGCGCAGTTACCCTGCATTTCCTGTAAAACTGCAGTTTGGTGGAGGAGTAAAGCATACCCGATATACCAATTATACTTACAGGAAGATCTTTATTGACGGAACAACTCGCGATTTTGATTATCAAACTAAACTCAACCTGTTTGCTTATCAGGCTTTCGTACAGCTTTCCGACGATTATATAGACGGAAAGCTTAGGCTCTCTCTAGGACTCAATACGGCAGGAAACACATTCAACGATAATATGAGAAACCCTTTTAATCAACTTTCGCCCCGCTTTTCGATATCATATGCCTTATCCGAAAGATTGAACCTGAACACAAACATTGGACGTTATGTTATGCAACCTTCCTATACGACTATGGGATTTAAAAACAGTAACGGAACATTTGCAAACAGAAATGAAAGTGTTCGATATATTCTTTCAGATCAGGTAGTTGCAGGTTTTGAATATAATCCCCAGGAAATGATACGGTTTACGGTAGAAGGGTTTTACAAGCAATATAACCGCTATCCGATTTCTGTAGCCGATGGAATAAGCATTGCCAGCAAGGGCACCGAATACGGCCAGGTGGGAGACGAAGAGGTGATTTCCGAAGGCAAGGGAAGAGCATACGGTGTAGAGTTTCTAGCCAGGGTTATGTCGTTGGGAAATGTAGATCTAACCTCTACCTTTACCCTTTTCAGAAGCGAATTCAGCAATAGTAAAGGCCTCTATATCCCTTCATCATGGGAAACAAAGTCAATATTGAATATTACGGGGGGCTACCGTTTCGGCAAAAGCTGGTATATTGCAGCACGGTGGCGATATGTGGGTGGGGCACCCTATTCTCCCATCGACTGGAACCTGTCGACCGACAAAGAGGCATGGAGCATCACCAGTCAGGCTTATATCGATTATAAGAAATTCAACACATTGCGTTTAAAAGATTCTCATCAGCTGGATATTCGTATCGACAAGGAGTTCTATTTTCAGTGGTTGATGCTGAATGTTTATGCCGATGTACAAAATGTATATAACTTCCGTTCTGAGAATACGCCCATCTATACCAATAAAGATACTGAGGGGAAGATAATGGACGATCCGAATGATCCAGGGAAGCGGCAGTTGCTTCGCACGCTCGACTCTTTCAGAGGAACAGTATTACCAACAATAGGGCTTATCGTAAAATTTTAAAAACTCCCGGAATAGCACTTTAACTTCATTTATAACTCAGCTGCTTAAGATTGATATGATGAGTCTGATTCAAAAACCATAAAACCAATTTAACGGATTGTAAAACACTGAATTTCAGAATATGTTCCCGTATATTTTGGACATAAAAGACTTATCGGAGGAAACTAATAGGAATAATATTACTGAAGAAATAAAGTAAAAGCTTTTACATCTGCGCTTTAAGTAACCTTGAAGAATAAAAAAACTCCCCTCGGGTTTCCCTGAAAGGAGCTTTAATGTGCGGCTGAAGGGACTCGAACCCCCACGACTCTCGTCACTAGATCCTAAGTCTAGCGCGGCTACCAATTACGCCACAGCCGCAAAACGGGATACAAAGGTACTACTTATTTTTTTATCTGCGACTCTCCGCTTGCTATTTTTTTTACCACCTCTTCAACCACCCGCGGATAGTGAGTATACTCCAGAACATGAACTTTCCGGGCAATATCATCAGGCGTATCCTCTTTATTTACTTCACAGGTTGCCTGATAGATGATGCTACCTTCATCATAATTTTCATTTACATAATGTATTGTGATTCCCGACTCCTTATCACCTGAATCAACCACAGCACGATGCACCCTGTCGCCATACATTCCTTTTCCTCCGTGCCTTGGCAGAAGAGCAGGATGAATGTTAACTATTCGTTCAGGATAACTGTCAAGAAGAGGTTGCGACAATTTCAGGAGAAACCCGGCAAGTACAATAAAATCGATATTGTATTCACGAAGAGTGTCGAGAACAAGCAGGCCGTCATCAAATTCAGGCTTGCTGAATGTAAAAGAGGGGATACCCAGATGCCTGGCACGCTCGTGCACATAAGCATCTCTTTTATTAGAGATAATTAGTGAAACCACAATATCGTCACTATCGGAAAAATAACGGACAATATTTTCAGCATTACTGCCGTTACCCGACGCAAAAATAGAAATACGAGTCATAAAACGGATGTTTTTTGCACAAAAAAACGTGATTTGTGCACTTATTTTGATTTTAATAGACAAAAGTTTGCACAATTAGAGAAAAAATGCGTTACTTTGCATCGCAAATTTAAGAATAAAATTTTTAATTTATTAATTAATATCGAAAGTTATGTCTGAAGTAGCACAAAGAGTAAAATCGATTATTGTCGACAAATTAGGTGTTGAAGAAGCTGAAGTAACAGAAACAGCAAGCTTTACCAATGATTTGGGAGCCGACTCACTTGACACAGTAGAATTGATCATGGAATTTGAAAAGGAATTCAATATCTCAATTCCAGACGATCAGGCAGAAAAAATCTCTACTGTTGGCGACGCAGTTTCTTATGTAGAACAACACGCGAAATAATCCATTCTATTCATGGAGTTAAAAAGAGTAGTAGTAACAGGCTTGGGAGCAATTACTCCGCTGGGTAACGACGTTAAGACAACGTGGGAAAATGCCTTAGCGGGTAAGAGTGGTTCCAGGCCTATTACTCATTTTGATGCATCGCTTTTTAAAACGCAGTTTGCCTGCGAAGTAAAAGATTTCAACCCCAGCGATCTTTTTGACCGCAAGGAAGCAAGAAAATATGACAGATATGCCCAACTTGCGATCAAGGCAGCCAAAGAGGCGATGGAAAATTCCGGACTTGACCTGGAGAAAGAAGATACAAGCCGTATTGGGGTAATATTTTCTGCGGGGATCGGAGGAATAAGAACATTTGAAGACGAGGTAGGTGACTATTATATCAATAAGGAGAAAGGACCACGGTTCAACCCCTTTTTCATTCCGAAAATGATAGCGGATATCGCAGCTGGGCATATCTCTATGATTTACGGACTGAGAGGTCCGAACTATGCAACCGTATCCGCTTGCGCTTCATCAACAAATGCCATCGTGGATGCTTTCAACCTCATTCGTCTTGGTAAGGCAAATGTGATCGTTACCGGTGGTGCTGAATCGACCATCAGCCCGTCTGCCGTGGGCGGATTCAATTCAATGCATGCTCTGTCTACACGAAACGACTCTCCGGAAACAGCATCACGCCCGTTCAGTGCGAGCCGTGACGGGTTTGTTATCGGCGAGGGAGGGTCAGCACTCATCCTGGAAGAGCTGGAGCATGCAATAGCCCGTGGAGCAAACATTTACGCGGAGGTGGCCGGTGGAGGTATGTCTGCCGATGCATACCATATAACCGCTTCACATCCTGAAGGATTGGGAGCAAAGTTAGTTATGCGTAATGCACTGGAAGATGCCGGAATGAAGCCCGAAGATATCGATTACGTAAACGTACATGGAACATCTACAACTGTTGGAGATATATCAGAGGTAAAAGCTATTCTCGAAGTATTCGGTGAACATAGCTATAAACTGAATATCAGCTCTACAAAATCGATGACAGGCCATTTGCTGGGAGGAGCAGGCGCACTTGAAGCAATGCTTAGTATCCTGGCAATCAGGGATCAGATTGTCCCCCCCACCATCAACCATGAAGAAGGGGATGACGATCCGGAAATTGACTATAATCTTAATTTTACATTCAACAAAGCTCAAAAAAGGGAGATAAGAGCTGCGTTATCTAACACTTTTGGCTTTGGGGGACACAACGCAAGTGTAATTCTCAAGCAATACAGCAAATAATGTGTTAAGAAGACTCGTAAAAAGGATCAAGGCTCTCCCTCATATTGGGAAAGAGCCTTATCTTTCATATTACAATGTACTTGGGTTCTATCCTGACAGGATTGATCTCTACAGGGAAGCTATGACTCACCGTTCCTCTTCCGTACGCTCCAAAAAAGGGAGATGGGTGAACAATGAGCGACTTGAATTTTTGGGAGACGCCATTCTCGATGCTATCGTTGCAGATATTCTCTATAAAAAATTCGAACACAAAAAGGAGGGATTTCTTACAAGCACTCGCTCACGTATTGTACAAAGAGAGACACTTAACAAGTTGGCAGTAGAATTAGGACTTGACAAGAAGATTGTATCATCTACCCGAAACCTGGCACACAACACTAACATATATGGAGATGCTCTCGAGGCTCTAATTGGCGCCATCTACCTTGATCAGGGCTACAGGGTAGCCAAGAAATTTGTATACGAAACACTTATAAAGGAGCATCTGAACATTGAAAAGGTACTAAAGAGTGAAGTCGATTTCAAATCACGCCTAATTGAATGGGGACAAAAAAACAAGGTGGATGTCTGTTTTGAGGTCACAGAATCGCTGTATGATACCCAAAACAACCCTGTTTTTATTTCATGTGTAAAGGTTGCAGGAGCTGAGATTGGTTCGGGAAAAGGATATTCAAAGAAAGAGTCGCATCAGATGGCAGCCAAGGTGGCCATCAAAAAACTTAGAGAAAGCGACAGCCTGCAGGAAGCCATCGCCAAAACTCAACAAAATAACTTATCAGCTCAAAACGAAATAACACAGGAGTAATGTCCTGAACAGAATTAAGGCAGCTAAAAAAATCATCTGTACTGACAGTCTTCAGAATGTGGTGCGTGCAACGCTTACCCTATAAAGTACCAAAAGAGATACCCATGCGCTTACCATGGACAACCAGGTCAGTGTCGGGTGTTACCAGTCGAAGCTTTCCTGCAATTTCTGACAAAGGTATATCGGAGATGCTGTTTCCCAGCTTTGCCACCATTCTCCCAAACTTCCCTTCATGGATCAGTTCCGCAGCATGTCCCCCCAGCAACGTACCAAGATTTCTGTCATAAGGCGAAGGTGATCCGCCTCTCTGTATATATCCAAGCACTGTTTCACGTGTCTCGAAACCGGTATGCTCCTCAATTTCACGGGCGAAATATGTAGCTGGCCGTTCTCTCACTGGCACTTCCACACCCTCTGCAACAGCAACAATAGAATAAGCTTTCCCCATCTCCATCCGTTTGTTGATTTTTTCTATTATTGCCTTCATATTATATCCCAGTTCGGGTATAAGAATTATATCCGCACCCCCTGCCATTCCTGCATAAAGGGTAATCCACCCAGCGTGATGCCCCATCAGCTCAATCACCATAACGCGACGGTGAGAACTGGCTGTGGAGTGTAGCCTGTCGATAGCCTCGGTAGCAATATTTACCGCCGTATCAAAACCGAAGGTTATATCAGTGCCGTACACA
Protein-coding sequences here:
- a CDS encoding TonB-dependent receptor codes for the protein MKKFFIFIFLLISVLSYGQKGNIQGRVYNAKTNEPLEFATIQIEGTTIGSNSDIDGNFRLTGIDPGFKKLIVTMVGFEKTISPEIQVQGNQTSYIDIEVREASIQLQGVEIMPRITAKRIESPLSVVTIGVQQIEKSAGANRDVSKIVQTLPGVGATDPNRNDLIVRGGGPSENVFYLDGIEIPVINHFSTQGASGGVVGIINPDFVREISFYTGAFPAARPNALSSVMEIRQKDGSKDRLHSKISVGASDAALTLDGPAGKKSTFIISARQSYLQLLFKAIGLPFLPTYNDFQIKYKYSVGLKNELTFIGLGAIDNMTLNTDLQKTGTESQQYLLSYLPVYKQWNYALGTVYKHFSDNYFDTWVLSRNMLRNSNYKYPENDESKPKSSDYRSDEAENKLRFERSYPAFPVKLQFGGGVKHTRYTNYTYRKIFIDGTTRDFDYQTKLNLFAYQAFVQLSDDYIDGKLRLSLGLNTAGNTFNDNMRNPFNQLSPRFSISYALSERLNLNTNIGRYVMQPSYTTMGFKNSNGTFANRNESVRYILSDQVVAGFEYNPQEMIRFTVEGFYKQYNRYPISVADGISIASKGTEYGQVGDEEVISEGKGRAYGVEFLARVMSLGNVDLTSTFTLFRSEFSNSKGLYIPSSWETKSILNITGGYRFGKSWYIAARWRYVGGAPYSPIDWNLSTDKEAWSITSQAYIDYKKFNTLRLKDSHQLDIRIDKEFYFQWLMLNVYADVQNVYNFRSENTPIYTNKDTEGKIMDDPNDPGKRQLLRTLDSFRGTVLPTIGLIVKF
- the rnc gene encoding ribonuclease III, with the translated sequence MLRRLVKRIKALPHIGKEPYLSYYNVLGFYPDRIDLYREAMTHRSSSVRSKKGRWVNNERLEFLGDAILDAIVADILYKKFEHKKEGFLTSTRSRIVQRETLNKLAVELGLDKKIVSSTRNLAHNTNIYGDALEALIGAIYLDQGYRVAKKFVYETLIKEHLNIEKVLKSEVDFKSRLIEWGQKNKVDVCFEVTESLYDTQNNPVFISCVKVAGAEIGSGKGYSKKESHQMAAKVAIKKLRESDSLQEAIAKTQQNNLSAQNEITQE
- a CDS encoding ATP-dependent 6-phosphofructokinase, with the translated sequence MKVGILTSGGDAPGINATIRGVGKTVINNYGMQVIGILNGFSGLLHKDIVELTDPSLSGILNMGGTILGTAREKVFRKMITSPDEKDREQIKNAYHELGLDCLVCIGGNGTQRTTWMLSELGLNVVGIPKTIDNDVYGTDITFGFDTAVNIATEAIDRLHSTASSHRRVMVIELMGHHAGWITLYAGMAGGADIILIPELGYNMKAIIEKINKRMEMGKAYSIVAVAEGVEVPVRERPATYFAREIEEHTGFETRETVLGYIQRGGSPSPYDRNLGTLLGGHAAELIHEGKFGRMVAKLGNSISDIPLSEIAGKLRLVTPDTDLVVHGKRMGISFGTL
- the fabF gene encoding beta-ketoacyl-ACP synthase II, with amino-acid sequence MELKRVVVTGLGAITPLGNDVKTTWENALAGKSGSRPITHFDASLFKTQFACEVKDFNPSDLFDRKEARKYDRYAQLAIKAAKEAMENSGLDLEKEDTSRIGVIFSAGIGGIRTFEDEVGDYYINKEKGPRFNPFFIPKMIADIAAGHISMIYGLRGPNYATVSACASSTNAIVDAFNLIRLGKANVIVTGGAESTISPSAVGGFNSMHALSTRNDSPETASRPFSASRDGFVIGEGGSALILEELEHAIARGANIYAEVAGGGMSADAYHITASHPEGLGAKLVMRNALEDAGMKPEDIDYVNVHGTSTTVGDISEVKAILEVFGEHSYKLNISSTKSMTGHLLGGAGALEAMLSILAIRDQIVPPTINHEEGDDDPEIDYNLNFTFNKAQKREIRAALSNTFGFGGHNASVILKQYSK
- the purN gene encoding phosphoribosylglycinamide formyltransferase, yielding MKISAQITFFCAKNIRFMTRISIFASGNGSNAENIVRYFSDSDDIVVSLIISNKRDAYVHERARHLGIPSFTFSKPEFDDGLLVLDTLREYNIDFIVLAGFLLKLSQPLLDSYPERIVNIHPALLPRHGGKGMYGDRVHRAVVDSGDKESGITIHYVNENYDEGSIIYQATCEVNKEDTPDDIARKVHVLEYTHYPRVVEEVVKKIASGESQIKK
- a CDS encoding acyl carrier protein yields the protein MSEVAQRVKSIIVDKLGVEEAEVTETASFTNDLGADSLDTVELIMEFEKEFNISIPDDQAEKISTVGDAVSYVEQHAK